The window TTAGATCTCAAGTAACTGCAGCTTAATAAAATGATgaagttttacagataaagaatggTACCTTTGCACACACATGGAATATTAAGCATTGGGGGTTCTaggatccctttttttttttttttacatgccaTGACCTACTTTAATACAATGAGCTTTAATTAGCCTTCTTGTACACAGCCCCTCTGCAGGCTGTCAACTCTATTACAGCAGACTATGACCAATTTGCATTAAGTACTAACAACTTCAATATGGCCCAGAGTTGTGGTTCCATGAACTAGTCACTgactgtacaaaaaaaaattatagagcaattttatttatttattttatttatatagagcATTCTATTATTATGATGTCCTAACTTGAAATCAAGtgagtctgaattttttttcaattagcatcTTACATCTCAGCAACTaacatctttttctttccaaaagcaGAGCTTTGTTTTCAGCTTTTGCACTGATGAAACTTTCAAATTCACTGAGCTCTGGGACTGGGCTCAAAAGTATTGAAGggagttttcaaaaaaaaaatccctctctaAAGGACAATGACAGCTACACAACATTTGAATTgacaataatagaaagaacagATCTTTTCTACATCCCAGGGCCTGCTCAGAATTCATTTCCCAGCTCTTTCTCCTCATACctgcttgggaaaaaaaaaagagagagattggaTTACTGGGTTTGGGATTTTGTGAAGTTCCACTTGATTTAACCCAGTGGGTTTTAACCTGGATGTTGATGTTGTTGAGTGTGTGTGTTGGCTGAGGgaatttgtgtatgtatatgtataatttgtataaaTAGAATTTATAGGGAATTTCCAGAAGAGTAGAAATTCTCTTGCCTATGCAGATGGGCAACTCCTCTTAATTTATAGACTTAAGAGTATCCCAGGAATACTGAAAAGTTGACTGACACACATCAACTTTATGCTGTAGGCAGACTCTGCCACATTGCCCTGGAGATATCTAAACAAAACTCTTTTATAAAAACCCTCTGATAAGAGGCAATCTCCAAATTCATCTAGAAAACAAAGGCTTTCTTATTTTCGTGAAAATCAAATGGCTCCGGTTTCTCACAGTAAAATAAGGGCTTCATTTCTTCCATGGGAATTATGTGGAAATGATATTCCTAATTATATAGTTAGGACCACTGAGTTTTTATGACTCTTACGCAaactctcttcccctctctttttttttcctcatctcccaTCAAAGTTCCTGTCTCTTCCCTTCACCCTGACATTTCCACCAGCAGTGGGAGGAAACATCTCAGAGAGATCACTCATGGGAACACAAAGTCCTTCTGCCCTCATTAAAGGAGTACTTAGCTCATAATGATGATGTAGTAAGGAGCAACTTAGCAAGAGAGGAAATGACATAAAATGGGgaagataagaaataagaaatcgATAACTTTTTAGGatggttcttaacctttttttttttttttttttgtatcatgaatCCTTCTAGTGAAGACTGTGGATTCTttcccaaaataaatttttaaatacatgaaatacataagattataaaagGGAACCAATAGatcaaaatatagttattaaactttttttttaatgtaagattaagaatccctgctcgAGTATTGATGACCTAGTCAGACTAATCCAGTATTATGTTATATGGGATGGCTCTGGACCTATGGTTAAGTTGAGTAAGCAGGGCCTATATGGTATTATTTGTAGGTCTCCAAATACCTACTCTGTGCTCAGAGTCAGATCATTCATTACTCATTACATTTGCACTGTTTCCAGAAGCTACTTGCTTTAAAGCTCAAGtgaaaaatggaagggaataacTCATGGAATCATGAGCCTGAATTAGTTTGTCAGACTAAAGAGTTATCTCAAACAGCATTTCCTGAGGAAATGGGACCTACTACAGAAACATGTGCATGTGGTAACAGTCATTCAGACACGTCTCAGACTGGCTATCTTGCTGAGAGGACTTAAAGACTTTCCCATCCTAAAAAGGAGCTGTTATACATGTATGTGAGAAGGTAGAAAGTATGGCATGGGGCAAAAAGCAATGATTTGGAGTTAAAAGATCTGGTATTGAACCTTATTTTCTGTTAGATACTGGATAAATTATTCCTAACtgccacttttctttttttattataatagctttttatttctcaaaatgcatgcagacagttttcaacattcattcttgcaaaaccttgtgatccaaaatttcctctctccttcctgactcaccccctcccctagacagcaagtaatccaatataggttaaacatgtgcaattcttttaaatttatttccacatttatcatgctgcacaagaaaaatctaactGCCACTTTTTCTGGgctttagtttactcatctgtaaaattatcaagAATGTCCCCCACCTGAATCACTGGAGGATTTGGTGTCAGAAGAAACAATTCCAAACTGTGTGATTCTATACAGGATACTTAAGCTCATTATCtcataggaataataatatattatataatggggataacaatataatatgtataataatggagatattaatataataatggaactaatataaaaataatggggataataattccaCCCAATTCCCAGGGTTTTTATAAAGATCAATATTTAAAATGCTATTACCCAGGAGTTGACAGACCCCTATAACTTTGGGCAGATTCTAATCTGGACTCACTTTAGCTTGAAGCTTCCCTGATAGCCTGTATTGGGCAAAGAGGGAGGCTGTCTCTTTGGTCCCTCTATTTTGTGGCAGCAGGAACTGGAAGTTCTTCAAGAAGGTAGGGATAGGGGAGCCTGCCTAGGTTGGAACTGGAGGAAGCCAAAGATGCTTACTCCTTAATAATGGcttatatttacatagcactttaagagtCACTTTACAAATAgctcatttgagcttcataacaGTCCTGTGAAAAGGGGTTTATTATCATCATTCCtatttcacagttgaagaaaccGAAATCCAGGAAAGTTAACAGCTTGCTCAGTAACACAgagaaatataatgtatatagtgGCGAGAGACCCCTTTCTTGGACTAGGTTCCTGGAATCCATCCATACTCCATCCTTCCTGCTCcaatctctctcctccccttcatgTAGAAAGAAGGTGAAGGGAAGAACCAGGGCATTTCAGCTTCTCTAGGTCAATGGAACTACTGTTTCTTATTTGGGGGCAGAACAGGGCCAAAGCCTAGGAAATGGAACTATCTTTTCAGCAGACATACAATGTCGTAGTGTATGATGGACATAGTACATTTTTATAAGCTCCCAGTTCATCTGGAACACAACAAAGTGTAGGAAACTGGGGGAAGGCTAGAAAGGGGTGGGGTAGATTGAATTTGATAAGGGGTCACATAAATATAGAGCttaaatgtttgcaaaatgctcCTGTGTTTACATTAGATTGTAAAGGGAGTTTCATTCAGGGCAGCGAGACTTAACCAAGTTGCTTTCCAAGTCTCTGATTATGTAATTTGATAAATTATCTTCCAGGGATATCTGTTAAAAGAAATCATggcccctccttctctctctcatttcatgCCAATCCATTTTCAAGGATGActtgggaaatttttctttttctttttaaatagcttgGGTTCCTATAGAATTATAAGTAGGAGCTGACATGGGAAAACTGTAACATTTGCATGCAACATGAGTCTGGGGGCAAATATTGTTCTGTTTAATCTGTGATGGGAACAGGTACCTCTTGACATAACAAAAATCTCAGGTACAAAGCTTTCAATCAAGcttccatattatatatatatatatatatcccttaatattttatttcccatttattaatatatttatttttaacacacattgctttatgaatcgtgttgggagagaaaaattagagcaaaagggaaaaaccatgggagaggaaaaaaaaaaaaacagaaaaaagaaatgaaactagcatgtgttgatttacattcagtctccttagttctttttctggatgaagatggcattttctgtccaaagtctattgggattgttaaGCTTCCATTATCAAGGGAGAAAGCCTTTTAAGAAATAACACGCTTCTTGTTTTCAATCaattataaacatttatcaaaggttcaccatgtgctaggcactgtactaagcacctTCTCCCCCATCCTTTTTGGGGAGCCAATTCACCAACCCTTCCAGATGACTTTATCTTTATGGAGTGTTTTTTATTACTTGGTCATTTATTTCCACCACTCCTCTGAGGGATAGGAAATAGTTAAGTTATTTCTATATTGATCTGGTTTACAGGGCAAGAGGTAGAGAAAGGATAGAAGATACAAGTTCATTTCTAAATAGTTTATTCTTCTGACAACTAGTCTTCCCACAAACTCCCTCCATTTTTTGCCCTATCAAGAAGCTCAATATAAtcattcacatttacataatacttcaAGTGCTCTGCAAGTGTTATCTCAATGATTGCCTAAAAAAACTCTCTGAATTTTGTTCTATTATTATACCCACTTTTTAGATAAGAAAGCTGAGGGAGATAAAGTGATCCCGTTACTAATCTGAGAGAGAAGCTGAACTTACATATTTTTCTGACTCCGGGACCACCACTCCTTCCACTGAACCAAACTAAATGCTTCCAATCATCCTTATCTATATTTGCAGATAAAGTAATTGATATCTGGGGCTGGGGTGACAGAAGAATATAAACTTATGAAGGCATGTGAAGTCATTTATCTGGTCTTGCTATCTCCAGAACCCAATACCTTAGCAGGCCCTATACTAAATTAAATGTGTATCTAATTGAATTGACAGGCCAAAAGTACACGTGTTTTGAGAGAAGAGGCATAGATCATTTTATGTGAGCTTGTCAGAGATAGGAAGGGTCATTATTCAGTCATTAGTTTGTGCAGACACAGACCCAGAACCTGTCTTTAGGAGAAAGGAAAGTCCTTGCCTCCATAGTAATGTTTTTTTCCCAGAGTTGGTGATTTAAAAAACTGTCTAATTTCATCAGGCTATTTCTCAGAAAAATATAAGCTTTTCAATTTATGTTAGTATGTCTCTAGTATCtagtatatagtagatgcttaatatatgATTGTtgattaaattatcaaaaatcaTTTTCACTCAATGTTATAACTAAACTATTTACTAAAGGCAGATTCAAATCCTTTTCTTGTTGACCCACATGTAAGAAAATGATCAATAAGATAAATTTTGGCAAATGGGTAAATTGTCTAACCCCAAGCTGTAGTTACTAAATCCAGCCTTaaaacacaatgatccaagacaagtacaaaggacttaGGAAGGAAAATActgtccatatccagagaaagaactgatggactctgagtgCAGactgaagtatatattttttccattttttcccccttctggtctatttcttctttcacaactgtgactaatacagaaatatgttttacgtGATAGCACATGTAGAATTCCTAAATTGCTTGCCATtttaggaaaaggagaggggatgaagggagaaaaatttggaattcaaaaccttataaaaattaatgcaaaaatgGCAGCttaatggcacagtggatggagcaccagttCTGGTccagttaggaagacttgaattcaaatttgacttggacacttgacacttactagctgggcaagtcattaagccaaattgccttgccaaaaaatcCCTAACTAACCAAGTAACCAAccaaagaatgctaaaaattgtcttgacatgtaatcgggggaaaataaaataccattaaaaataaacatagccTTGATTCTGACAGAAATCAATTAATAATTGTTGACAGAGTACCCATTAAGTATCTAGGGTGATCTGAGCATTGATTCAGTGTGTGATGTTGGAGAACTCAATGCTCCTCTTAGTCTTTTGTATCTCCATCtgtgaaaaaatatgaaatagattggCCCATTTGTACTTCACCTGGGGGTAAAGCAGTATCTCCTGGGACATTATTACTGGATCTATAAACTTGACAAACTATCATTGAGTTTTGGGCCTGATTTCAGGTAAATCTAGGTAGGAATCCTGCCGCAGACCTTCACTAGTTTCTGAACCCCCTAATCATATTTATAACTCATACCTAACAGGACTACTGTAAGGTCAggtcagtcaattagcattttattaagtacctgttacATCCAACTGTGATAAACTTTGTgcatacaaagaaagcaaaagcagacttttttttttttaattaaaaaaataatttcaaaaaatcctGCTCTCAGGAGCTCATGGTACAGTAGTGACCGTACaatattttataactattaaGACTACCAGATTTATGACTATAAGGCTAACAGCCAGcttgtatattatattttacatataatcttTCATTTCAGCTTCACAATAATCTcacaaaatagatgctattgGTATTGacattttgcagacaaggaaactgaggatggcAGAAAGTAAGGGACTTTCCTAGAGTCctacaaataggaaataactaaaacaggatttgaactcaaggcttccaAGATTGGGCCAAGTTTTGCTCTGCCACCTAAATGCCACGAgtctatgtaaatgtcagttactaTGAGTATCATGTATAGCTGATCATCATTTAATGCTGAAGAGTAAATGGAATCAGATATCAAAGTGCATCTTATTCTTCCTGTTTTGTAGATGGAAAAATGGGGCATTAGTTATTCAGGTTAACAGTGAATCAGGGCTCCATCAGTCTTGGATGCCCAACAGTTGCCCCACCAAGATCTTCAGCTGATTGATTTGAGGAGTCTCCTAAAAGGCAGCAATAGTCACAAGCAGCTAGCTGCAGCCTCTGTGCTAAATAACGTCCAGAAGGACATAGAGACTTTGTAAACAAATCACAGGACTTAAGGGGGCCACTGGTCCAGGTCTATCTCCCCATAGCTAGAATTCATCTAAAGCACCTATAAGCATAAAGCCATATAATTACAAGGGATTTAACTGCTCTTATTAACTTTGCTCCTCTGAGCAGCTCAGGGAGTCAAATAACCCAATATGTAGACTGAGTTCCTTTCTCAGTGGTTAATTGGCCATTGTGCAAAATGTCACAGGGACTAGTTAGGCCCTCAGTAATGATGTTATAAAATGTTGGTTAGATGATTGATGGGTCTTTGCAGCTTTATGATTggtcaaaatataaatatacaataataaaatattatttattatattatacaataaagatattatttataatatgatgATTATGCAAtgtaaataaatactatatataattataatatataaattttataacttataatataaaaacaatatgtaTGGAGTAGCTAGAAGATGCAGTGACTAGAGCactaggaggacctgagttcaaatgtggccacttaacacttgctagctgtttggtcctaggcaagccacttaaccccaaatgcctcacccaaaaaaacaacaaacaaacctaATTTGTATGTATTAACTCAAAATATCAACCATGAATAAAACACGCCTTACTCCATATCTctactttccctatttttcctctaGACTCCAATCAGGCACCATTTCCAGCATGTAGTCCTTCCAGATCTCTTCAGCAGTTAGGCTCTCTCCTTATTCAAATATTCTTAAAACATTCTGCCTGAAATGCCCTCGGCCTCTTTCAGTCTCCCCTTTTATCTCCCCACCCTAATCCCAAACAcctttcttgagggcagagaatattcattttatcattttatgccCATACCTACCACAGTGTTTTTGCATGTAGTTGGTGCTTGATGTATGCTTGGAAACTTGAATTCATCTGACTATCCTTAGCCaggaatattttcttaatttgaactcaaatctttccccctctttcttctccttcttttcctcctcctccttctcttcctcctctttcatctcttctctctctctctcaatacatatgtacatatatgtacacacatgtgtgcatatttaaaattgcatttttgcatttttaaagcaaaatacagcagtgttgtGCTAGAAAGAATGGGTGGCAGGAAACTTAGATTTTTTTGTCTCAGCTCTACCACTAAGCAGCTGTATGGCCTTGGATAAATTAACCCATCTGGACTTAGCTCCCCTTAGGTTTAAAGGATTTTTCCATCTCTGTGATTCTGGTTCTATGAACATCACAGGAAGTAGACTTAAAAACATGAGGCTCTGAAAATGGGTGCAGCAGAAGGGGGCGGGGGAGCAGAGATTGTGCATTGAAGATGATTTAAATGGCCAGAAGTGTGAAGGTGCAGGGAGCAGCCAAGGAGAGTCAGCCTAGTTGCATGTGCTGCTGGGAAATCCATTGAGTGACAGGCTGACAGCCCAAAGAGGAAGGCAAAACTCTTGACTTTGGAATTGGAAAgcaaagataacaagaaaagacagagagaaggagcagTGGAGATGACAGTTTAAAGAAGaaatgggaggaaagggaagatttGTCTGAAAGGAAAATGTGGAACACTTTAGagcttaaaactttttccactcctgACCCCTTTTCTCTGAAGAAATTTTTATGCGACCCTGattatctagatatataaaactaggtatatttactgataaaaatcataatttcacaacccccacattcagttacaagaccctcAGTTTAAGAACCTTCTCCCTGGGGAACTCTTAAGAGGAGGAGTTCTGGTAGACCAGCTCCTTGCCAGCAGGGAGTGTTTTGTGGTTTGGACCAGTGTCCCCAGCACCCAGCACAGGCCTGgcacagtgggtgcttaataaattattgtagaATGATTGGTTGACCTGAAAGTGGGTGGaaggaaaggcagagagaaagaggtcTCAGCACCGGTGGCAGCCCAGCTCAGCGTTGCGGGGCAAGCACAGCCAGGGAGGTGATGACAAGCCACGCAGCCAGAGGCGCTGGTCATGGGTGCGGTGGGGCTGGGGTTCGGGATAACCTCTGGGGAGGAGATAGAAAGGCAGAAACGTAGAGGATGATAAGGGGCTAGCAGCCATCTGGTAAGGATAAACAAGCTGGGGAGCGAGCGAAGGCAGACGGGCAGGTAGGCGGGCAGGTAGGGAGCAAAGGCAAACGGGCAGGTAGGAGGGCAGGAGGGAGCAAAGGCGGACAGACGGGCTGGTAAGGAGCGAAGGCAGAGGGGCAGGTAGGGAGCAAAGGCAGACGGGCAGGTAGGAGGGCAGGAGAGAGCAAAGCAAAGGCAGACGGGCAGGTGGGGAGGGGGCAACCTCACCTCGGTCTGCTCCTCGCTGAGGCCGATCTCGGCGGAGATGAGGAGCAGCGTCGTGGGGTCGGGGTATTTGTTGCCTTTGTTGAAGCTGTCCTCCAGGATCCCTAACTGCTCCTCCGTGAGGCCGTTCACTTGCTCCGTGGACATGGTCCCTGCGGCCGCTAGGTGGGGAGAAAAGCACAGGGCGGAGGCAGGGTGAGACTGCAGGCTGACAGGCTGGCTCCCGGAGTCCCCCGAGGTGCTGAGGTGCGGGGGTCCCGGGGAGGCGGCGCGGACTGAGGCTGGCGCTTTTAGACCTCCACAGCCTGGACTTCGGCTCACCCCAGCCTGCTGATTGTGGCCCCAAGGCCGGCTCGGGGCTGGGCGGCTCCGCGCGGAGCCCAGCCCTCGGGATGTGGGAGgtcccccttctcccccaccccgcCCTCGCCCAGTCTCACTTCTGCGAGCTCAGCCCGGGAGGAAAGGGGGTGTCCACTCTCCTCCCAGCCTTCGCGGACGCCTCTCCTCCTGGAGCCTTCTCCCGCCTCCCGCTCACCTCTCCGGGCAGTTATTCCATCCCTGCCAAGGCCCTGGGGCAGCGAGCGGGAGTCTAGAGGATGAGCCCAATCTCCCTCCTCCTTCGGGAGCAAGGCTGAGGTGGGTCCTAAATTCGCCTTCCAGAGCCCCTTCGCCGAGGAGAGGAGGGGGCCCAGCCCCTAAGAAGGGAGGGCGGCCAGAAGGAAGAGGTCCAGGCTTGGGAAGCAGGCAAGAAAACGTTCCCTTTGGACGTTGCCCACGAAAAGCGCTCGCTGCTTCCCATCACCTCGCGTGTGGCGGGCGCAGCGCCAGGTCCCTGCAGCTCCGAAGAAGTCAGAGCTTGGAGCGAGCGCATCTGGCAGACGGGCGGCAGCCCCAGCTGCCAGCACTCACTCAGCGAGGCTTCGGGACATAAAACTAAGGAAGGTGGGAGGGGGAGTCCCGGACAGAGGCCTTGGGCTAGTGCGGAAACCCGCCACTTCGGATCTTTTTATTGTAAATCGCCCGTAACCGTCACCTCCCCAAAT of the Sarcophilus harrisii chromosome 6, mSarHar1.11, whole genome shotgun sequence genome contains:
- the HOPX gene encoding homeodomain-only protein encodes the protein MSTEQVNGLTEEQLGILEDSFNKGNKYPDPTTLLLISAEIGLSEEQTEKWFKQRQAQWRKSEGLPSECRSVTD